In a genomic window of Thermosynechococcus sp. CL-1:
- a CDS encoding diguanylate cyclase domain-containing protein, producing the protein MEQLNSGLNLQALVQAQLVTIAPRGSFNEILQGLQSNQGLGLVVEEQGQFRGLITQREVIRALGKGYSPQAITAAQIMLPSDYCLRLSDLDDPLAVLGRFRYLGVDALAVVNESGRVEGLLTRQAFRESLRPVDLLRIKRVAEVMVPDVATIAAEASLQEAAVLMTERGVTSLVVPEASASGVLPRGIITEKDIFEALQGQGGVLTGTVGSIMSQPVLTVKPDQSLWQVNHFLKEHQVRRVVVVDETGQLVGIVTQSNLLAAIDITEAQGVIQVLTQELNKATAELRWQLSRQQAITVAITESEQRYNTLISHLPVAIYRRDRDRLWRFSYVSDQIYHLTGYFPQDLPDLRQIIPAPDLALAERDIEQAIRQQRAYSTTYRIQHRDGCFRWLSDRGQLDPHSHMLHGVLLDVSEQQRTEERLKTALEREMIVSTIIQDIRQSIRLEDILQRAVTSIQQLLLSDRVLIYRFLADGSGVVEVEATTSPQYSILGQVIHDPCFSKETAQRFLEGRTVTISDVNQAQLQDCYRELLSSLQVQANLVVPLLQGHDLWGLLIAHQCRGPRLWQREELFLLQRIAEPLTVALQQAEMYAALETANANLQQMVYIDSLTDIGNRRCFDELFAKEWRRCQREQQPLSLVMLDIDCFKAYNDHYGHLRGDQILKRVAEILESHLQRAGDLATRFGGEEFALLLPSTDQGGAIHIVEKIQAALAEANITHAKSTVGPKLTASFGIATTIPTPDHPPTMLLSLADQCLYEAKALGRDRWVAKEL; encoded by the coding sequence ATGGAGCAATTGAATTCAGGCTTAAATTTGCAAGCCTTGGTACAGGCTCAGTTAGTGACGATCGCTCCAAGGGGTTCCTTCAATGAGATTCTCCAAGGATTACAAAGCAACCAAGGATTGGGTTTAGTCGTCGAAGAGCAGGGACAGTTTCGGGGCTTGATCACCCAACGGGAAGTGATCCGTGCCCTTGGTAAGGGTTACTCGCCACAGGCGATCACGGCTGCCCAGATCATGCTGCCATCGGATTATTGCCTGCGCCTCAGTGATCTCGATGATCCGCTAGCGGTTTTAGGGCGTTTTCGCTACTTGGGCGTGGATGCCCTTGCCGTGGTCAATGAATCGGGACGGGTGGAAGGACTGCTGACTCGCCAAGCCTTTCGGGAGAGCCTGCGCCCTGTGGATCTCCTGCGAATTAAACGGGTGGCGGAGGTGATGGTACCCGATGTGGCTACCATTGCGGCGGAAGCTTCGCTACAGGAGGCCGCTGTCCTGATGACCGAACGGGGGGTCACCAGTTTAGTGGTTCCTGAGGCATCCGCCTCGGGTGTGCTGCCGCGCGGCATTATTACGGAAAAGGATATTTTTGAGGCACTGCAGGGCCAAGGGGGAGTGCTCACAGGAACCGTTGGCAGTATTATGTCCCAACCCGTGCTGACCGTGAAGCCCGATCAAAGTTTGTGGCAGGTGAATCATTTCCTCAAGGAGCACCAAGTGCGGCGGGTGGTGGTCGTGGATGAGACAGGTCAACTGGTGGGGATTGTGACCCAAAGTAATCTTTTGGCGGCCATTGACATTACGGAAGCTCAAGGGGTGATTCAGGTGCTAACCCAAGAGCTCAATAAGGCCACGGCGGAACTGCGCTGGCAACTGTCACGGCAACAGGCGATTACGGTGGCGATTACGGAGAGCGAACAGCGCTATAACACTCTGATTAGTCATTTGCCCGTTGCGATCTATCGGCGCGATCGCGATCGCCTGTGGCGGTTTAGCTATGTTAGCGATCAGATTTATCACCTCACGGGTTACTTTCCCCAAGATTTACCGGATCTGCGCCAGATTATCCCAGCGCCGGATTTGGCCTTGGCGGAACGGGATATTGAACAGGCGATTCGGCAGCAGCGTGCCTACAGTACCACCTATCGCATTCAACACCGCGATGGTTGTTTCCGCTGGTTGAGCGATCGCGGCCAGCTTGACCCCCACAGTCACATGCTCCATGGCGTTCTTTTGGATGTCTCGGAGCAACAGCGCACAGAAGAGCGGCTGAAAACTGCCCTAGAGCGGGAAATGATTGTCAGCACGATCATTCAGGATATTCGCCAGTCGATTCGCTTAGAGGACATTTTGCAGCGGGCGGTAACCAGTATTCAACAACTGCTTTTGAGCGATCGCGTGCTGATTTACCGCTTTTTAGCCGATGGCAGTGGCGTTGTGGAAGTGGAAGCCACCACCTCGCCGCAGTATTCAATCCTAGGTCAAGTGATTCACGATCCCTGTTTTAGTAAAGAGACAGCGCAGCGGTTTCTGGAAGGACGCACTGTGACCATTAGCGATGTCAATCAAGCGCAATTACAGGATTGCTATCGTGAGCTCCTAAGTAGCTTGCAAGTTCAGGCCAATCTAGTAGTGCCCCTGCTGCAAGGGCATGACCTGTGGGGACTGCTGATTGCTCACCAGTGTCGTGGCCCTCGCCTCTGGCAGCGGGAGGAGTTGTTCCTACTGCAACGGATTGCTGAACCCCTAACAGTGGCACTGCAGCAGGCGGAGATGTATGCCGCGTTGGAAACTGCCAATGCCAATCTGCAGCAGATGGTGTACATTGACAGTCTGACGGATATTGGCAATCGCCGCTGTTTTGATGAACTCTTTGCGAAGGAGTGGCGGCGCTGTCAACGGGAGCAACAACCGTTAAGTTTAGTGATGCTGGATATTGATTGCTTCAAAGCCTACAACGATCACTACGGCCATTTGCGGGGAGATCAAATTCTCAAGCGGGTAGCGGAAATTTTAGAAAGCCATCTGCAGCGGGCAGGAGATTTGGCCACGCGCTTTGGTGGGGAAGAGTTTGCCCTGCTGCTGCCCAGTACCGACCAAGGGGGAGCCATCCATATTGTTGAGAAGATTCAGGCAGCGCTGGCGGAGGCTAATATCACCCATGCTAAAAGTACCGTTGGGCCAAAGCTAACGGCAAGTTTTGGCATTGCGACAACTATACCCACCCCTGACCATCCTCCAACAATGTTGTTGAGTCTCGCGGATCAGTGCCTGTATGAAGCAAAAGCCCTAGGGCGCGATCGCTGGGTGGCCAAGGAGCTATAG
- a CDS encoding PP2C family serine/threonine-protein phosphatase codes for MNPPAPNLICPECGTANSIHQVECCHCQVPLLKRYLWAIGSGLDPYRVGELVGDRYLVQGKHLLLDLLPGEPAPSVDNTSQLYRPYLRLFPKRPHVPELFGALSLPEGELLLLEHAPVSCIDIADAKVAPGLTHAAPLTTIWEKANLVRRLNWLWQIISLWPALVAENVALTLLNPQLLRAEGSLVRLLQLQAGHNPTLADLGKFWQTHFSFSDQGENFQQAFTILCQHMQDPQETTPEFIRDTLETLFQQALDHLGYEYHYDIASRSDQGPSRTRNEDKCFPERDLTSQSQVLALVCDGVGGHEGGDVASGLAIDILEETLTPLKLLEMSPATVEQAIQTAIRRTNDAINQRNDTEQRHERQRMGTTVVGALMEHAHLYLAHIGDSRAYWINRWGCYQLTLDDDVASRDVRLGMSTYHQALELPYGGSLVQALGMAPSQHLHPTVERFLLDEEGILLLCSDGLSDFNRVETYWPQYLLPVLQGQLALTAAAEQLIDLANRLNGHDNVTVVLIHCRVKNAAGVIDLDYSDIVCQGELPEVTDITMGYVPPPDPADLDLTVSQIVEPPQPQPKPPPAQRSRSQAWLLLLVAVGVATAALGFLAVMTSMNRSVVEPSPSPLTPPQ; via the coding sequence ATGAATCCACCTGCGCCTAATCTCATTTGCCCGGAGTGTGGCACTGCAAATTCTATTCACCAAGTTGAGTGTTGCCACTGTCAGGTGCCACTCCTGAAGCGCTATCTGTGGGCGATCGGTTCTGGTTTGGATCCCTACAGGGTGGGTGAGCTAGTGGGCGATCGCTATCTAGTGCAAGGCAAACACTTGCTCTTAGACCTATTGCCGGGGGAGCCAGCGCCCAGTGTGGACAACACCTCCCAGCTCTACCGTCCCTATCTGCGCCTCTTTCCCAAGCGTCCCCATGTCCCGGAATTATTTGGCGCCCTTTCCCTCCCTGAAGGAGAACTGTTGCTCCTTGAGCATGCCCCCGTCAGTTGCATTGACATTGCCGATGCCAAAGTTGCCCCCGGTCTCACCCATGCCGCTCCCCTCACCACCATCTGGGAGAAAGCCAATTTAGTGCGCCGCCTCAACTGGTTGTGGCAAATCATCTCCCTTTGGCCAGCCTTAGTGGCAGAAAATGTGGCTCTCACACTGCTCAATCCCCAGCTTTTGCGGGCCGAGGGATCCCTTGTGCGGCTGCTGCAACTGCAAGCAGGCCATAATCCCACCTTGGCTGACCTTGGCAAATTCTGGCAAACCCATTTCAGTTTTAGCGACCAAGGGGAAAACTTTCAGCAGGCCTTCACGATCCTGTGTCAACACATGCAGGATCCTCAGGAAACCACCCCTGAATTTATTCGTGACACCCTAGAGACCCTCTTTCAACAGGCCCTCGATCACCTTGGTTATGAGTACCACTACGATATTGCCAGCCGCTCCGACCAAGGGCCTAGTCGGACACGCAATGAGGACAAATGCTTTCCAGAGCGCGATCTCACGAGCCAATCACAGGTGCTCGCCCTCGTGTGTGATGGCGTCGGGGGGCATGAAGGGGGCGATGTCGCTTCCGGTTTGGCCATTGACATTCTGGAGGAGACGCTAACCCCCCTCAAGCTGCTGGAGATGTCCCCTGCTACAGTTGAACAGGCGATTCAAACCGCTATTCGCCGCACCAATGATGCAATCAATCAACGCAACGATACAGAGCAGCGCCACGAACGCCAGCGCATGGGAACCACAGTTGTCGGTGCCCTGATGGAACACGCCCATCTTTACCTTGCCCACATTGGCGATAGCCGCGCCTACTGGATCAACCGCTGGGGCTGCTACCAGCTCACCCTCGATGACGATGTGGCCAGCCGTGATGTGCGCTTGGGGATGAGTACCTACCATCAAGCCCTTGAGCTGCCCTACGGTGGTTCCTTGGTGCAAGCGTTGGGGATGGCACCCTCCCAGCATCTGCACCCCACAGTAGAACGCTTTTTGCTGGATGAAGAGGGAATTCTTTTGCTGTGTTCCGACGGCCTCAGTGATTTTAATCGTGTCGAAACCTACTGGCCACAGTACCTCCTGCCTGTGCTCCAAGGTCAGCTTGCCCTCACTGCTGCGGCTGAACAACTCATTGATCTTGCCAATCGCCTCAATGGCCATGACAATGTGACGGTGGTGCTCATTCACTGTCGGGTGAAGAATGCAGCGGGTGTCATTGACTTGGACTACAGCGATATTGTTTGTCAAGGGGAGTTGCCAGAGGTGACAGACATTACAATGGGCTACGTCCCCCCACCCGATCCAGCGGATCTCGACCTGACGGTTTCCCAGATTGTGGAACCCCCTCAACCCCAACCTAAACCGCCGCCAGCCCAAAGGTCTCGTTCCCAAGCGTGGCTGCTACTGCTGGTGGCTGTGGGCGTTGCCACCGCTGCCCTTGGCTTTCTGGCTGTGATGACTTCTATGAATCGCTCTGTGGTAGAGCCATCCCCCTCACCGTTGACCCCACCCCAATAA
- a CDS encoding cell wall metabolism sensor histidine kinase WalK, with protein sequence MELIFFGVGLLLGLMVWFWQWQQVRHALETLLEQYAARPFKSSPWQRLRTLLSHQLQEQERCRQKMLRCQTLLEYAPIAYLEVDETNCVVCCNEAARLLLGLGHAEGRLFLELVRSYELDCLIEEVRQEETMREQEWLYAYLTPTGQTKRKPLRARGLCLGEGHVGVFIEDCEEVVRLRDERDRWAADVAHELKTPLTSLRLVTETLQQRVPESLRDWVDRLLEEIIRLSLLVQELLELNRLSHTPADSLERHPLDLVQLIDTAWQSLAPLAAAKNIHHEYTGPEQFSYCGNESQLFRLLVNLYDNAIKYGPVGGQVLTRLLSDREGGYLCLEVIDSGSGFPPKDLPYVFERFYRAQARRHRFVIPTDSEGRMPPVGSGSGLGLAIARQIVECHGGYMQAANHPDYGGAWLRIYLPLTAL encoded by the coding sequence ATGGAGTTGATCTTTTTTGGGGTTGGCCTGCTGTTGGGGCTAATGGTCTGGTTCTGGCAGTGGCAGCAAGTGCGACACGCTTTGGAGACGCTCCTTGAGCAGTACGCGGCTCGCCCCTTCAAATCCTCACCGTGGCAACGCTTGCGAACCCTACTCAGCCACCAGCTTCAGGAACAGGAACGCTGCCGTCAGAAAATGTTGCGCTGTCAAACGCTCCTTGAATATGCCCCCATTGCCTATTTGGAGGTGGATGAGACCAATTGCGTGGTCTGCTGTAACGAGGCAGCGCGATTGCTCCTTGGTTTAGGGCATGCCGAAGGCCGCCTTTTTTTGGAATTGGTGCGCTCCTATGAATTGGACTGTCTCATCGAAGAGGTGCGCCAAGAGGAAACGATGCGGGAGCAAGAATGGCTCTATGCCTACCTCACACCGACGGGGCAAACCAAGCGCAAACCCCTGCGGGCACGGGGACTCTGCCTTGGCGAGGGGCATGTGGGTGTATTTATTGAGGACTGCGAAGAGGTGGTGCGGCTGCGGGATGAGCGCGATCGCTGGGCAGCGGATGTCGCCCATGAACTGAAAACCCCCTTGACCTCCCTGCGCTTGGTGACTGAAACCCTACAACAACGGGTACCGGAGTCCTTACGGGATTGGGTCGATCGCCTCCTTGAGGAAATTATTCGCCTCAGCCTCCTTGTTCAAGAACTCCTAGAGTTAAACCGCCTGAGTCACACTCCCGCCGATAGCCTTGAGCGGCATCCCCTTGACCTTGTCCAACTCATTGATACTGCGTGGCAATCCCTCGCCCCCCTCGCTGCGGCTAAAAACATTCACCACGAGTACACAGGCCCAGAGCAATTTTCCTACTGCGGCAATGAATCGCAACTGTTTCGGCTCCTGGTCAATCTTTACGACAACGCCATTAAATACGGCCCTGTGGGTGGTCAAGTGCTGACGCGGCTGCTGAGCGATCGCGAGGGGGGCTATCTGTGTCTCGAAGTCATTGATAGCGGCAGTGGCTTTCCCCCCAAGGACTTGCCCTATGTGTTTGAGCGGTTTTATCGGGCCCAAGCCCGGCGGCATCGCTTTGTCATTCCCACCGATTCTGAAGGGCGGATGCCCCCCGTCGGTAGCGGTAGCGGTTTGGGATTGGCCATTGCCCGCCAAATTGTTGAATGCCATGGCGGCTACATGCAGGCTGCCAATCATCCTGACTATGGGGGAGCGTGGCTGCGAATTTACCTGCCCTTAACTGCACTATAG
- a CDS encoding ABC transporter ATP-binding protein, with protein MSSPLLRVEALTVDFRQTDQTLRAVDGISFRLERGQTLGIVGESGSGKSVTCLALLQLLLPPGQISHGEAWFQPEPEGEAIDLLRCTPRQMQQIRGRQISMVFQEPMSSLNPVYSIGFQLAEAIDPQQRLPQGQCQQRAIALLEQVHLLKPADPLEEKKRFLRRYPHQLSGGQIQRVMIAIAMAASPALLIADEPTTALDVTVQAAILRLLRELQQQYPLSLIFVTHDLNLIGELADQVVVMYQGQIVESGTVQQVFRHPQHPYTKGLLACRPRLDQTLAILPTVADFLATTPPRLEVISAAQQQERLAHLASQPPLVRVEHLWVKYPVAGKQRFVTAVRDVSFTIRAGETLGLVGESGCGKTTLGRTLLRLLEPAQGKIIFGDRDISHLSPRQLRPLRQRMQLIFQDPYSSLDPRMTIGELVAEPLRIHRRHQSQRQHQERVAYLLERVGIDPQAQNRYPHEFSGGQRQRICIARALALNPEFVVCDESVSALDVSVQAQVLNLLKELQREFQLTYLFISHDLSVVKFMSDRLMVMYNGEIVEMGDAETVYQQPQHDYTRTLIAAVPRGLSLEAA; from the coding sequence ATGTCATCACCCCTTTTGCGTGTGGAAGCACTTACCGTTGACTTTCGCCAAACCGATCAAACCCTACGGGCAGTGGATGGCATTTCCTTTCGCTTGGAGCGGGGTCAGACCCTTGGCATTGTTGGCGAGTCGGGATCGGGAAAGTCAGTCACCTGCTTGGCTCTGTTGCAGTTGCTGTTGCCGCCGGGACAGATCAGCCACGGCGAAGCGTGGTTTCAGCCAGAGCCAGAGGGGGAGGCCATTGACTTGCTGCGCTGCACCCCCCGCCAAATGCAACAGATTCGGGGTCGCCAAATCAGTATGGTCTTCCAAGAGCCGATGAGTTCTCTCAATCCGGTCTATTCCATTGGCTTTCAACTGGCAGAGGCTATTGATCCACAGCAACGACTGCCCCAAGGGCAATGTCAACAGCGGGCGATCGCTCTCCTTGAACAGGTGCATCTTCTCAAACCGGCAGACCCCCTTGAGGAGAAAAAGCGGTTTCTCCGTCGCTATCCGCACCAACTTTCCGGGGGACAAATTCAGCGGGTCATGATTGCCATAGCCATGGCCGCTTCGCCAGCGCTTTTAATTGCCGATGAACCCACCACTGCCCTCGATGTCACTGTCCAAGCAGCGATCCTACGGCTTTTGCGGGAGTTGCAGCAGCAGTACCCTCTCTCATTGATTTTTGTCACCCATGATCTGAATCTGATTGGGGAATTGGCGGATCAGGTCGTTGTCATGTACCAAGGGCAAATTGTTGAATCGGGGACAGTTCAGCAGGTCTTTCGTCACCCCCAACATCCCTATACCAAGGGGCTACTGGCCTGTCGTCCTCGCTTGGATCAGACCTTGGCCATTTTGCCAACAGTGGCGGATTTTCTAGCGACCACTCCCCCGCGATTAGAAGTGATTTCCGCAGCGCAGCAGCAGGAACGCTTGGCGCATTTGGCGAGCCAACCCCCCTTGGTGCGGGTTGAACATCTCTGGGTCAAGTATCCCGTGGCGGGCAAGCAGCGCTTTGTCACTGCCGTCAGGGATGTCTCGTTTACGATTCGCGCCGGGGAGACCCTTGGCTTAGTGGGGGAATCGGGCTGTGGCAAAACAACACTGGGACGGACCCTCTTGCGCCTCCTAGAACCCGCACAGGGAAAAATTATCTTTGGCGATCGCGACATCAGCCATTTATCGCCTCGCCAATTGCGTCCCCTGCGGCAACGGATGCAACTCATTTTCCAAGACCCCTATAGTTCCCTAGATCCCCGCATGACCATTGGCGAGTTGGTGGCAGAACCCCTGCGGATTCACCGCCGTCATCAGTCGCAACGGCAACACCAAGAGCGGGTGGCCTATCTCCTTGAACGGGTGGGCATTGACCCCCAAGCCCAGAATCGCTATCCCCATGAATTTTCCGGGGGGCAGCGGCAGCGAATTTGTATTGCCCGTGCCTTGGCCTTGAATCCTGAGTTTGTCGTTTGTGATGAGTCAGTGTCGGCCTTGGATGTGTCGGTGCAGGCGCAAGTACTGAATTTGCTCAAAGAACTCCAGCGGGAGTTTCAACTGACCTACCTCTTTATTTCCCACGATCTCAGTGTGGTGAAATTCATGAGCGATCGCCTCATGGTTATGTACAATGGCGAAATTGTGGAAATGGGTGACGCGGAAACCGTTTACCAACAGCCACAGCACGACTATACTCGCACGCTAATTGCCGCGGTTCCCCGTGGTCTTTCCCTTGAGGCAGCCTAG
- a CDS encoding 3'(2'),5'-bisphosphate nucleotidase CysQ, protein MSPALDLENTLATLRPILWQALEQLRQFYRQVTDLTVQDKGGDPVTLADETIDRFLCHALQAHFPPTQFGYLTEETYTLGQPLPQPYQWIIDPLDGTYDFLQQTGEYAIHVALVHEHRPCLAAVVWPEQEVIYTAIAGAGTYRETRQGATRLRVQPPRAGQSLRVVMSRSHGGERLQAFLRTLGCVQLIPMGSMGCKTASICQGDADLYVNLTGRSAPKDWDLAAPDLIMQEAGGAFTYANGELPRYNRADVQHWPPLVVCHPALSRTVGDRLQAFLQENQGYSGK, encoded by the coding sequence ATGTCCCCCGCCCTTGATCTTGAGAATACCCTTGCCACCCTGCGCCCGATTCTTTGGCAAGCCCTTGAGCAACTGCGCCAGTTTTACCGTCAGGTGACGGATCTAACGGTGCAGGACAAAGGCGGTGATCCCGTCACCCTTGCCGATGAAACGATTGATCGCTTTTTGTGCCACGCCCTCCAAGCTCATTTTCCGCCGACGCAGTTTGGTTATTTAACCGAAGAGACCTACACCCTAGGGCAGCCCTTGCCCCAGCCCTACCAGTGGATCATTGACCCCCTCGATGGCACCTACGACTTTTTGCAGCAAACGGGGGAGTATGCGATTCACGTTGCCCTTGTCCATGAACATCGCCCTTGTTTAGCCGCTGTCGTCTGGCCAGAGCAGGAGGTGATCTACACTGCCATTGCCGGCGCCGGTACCTATCGAGAGACGCGCCAAGGTGCGACGCGACTGCGGGTACAACCCCCTAGGGCGGGGCAGTCGTTGCGGGTGGTGATGAGTCGGAGCCACGGCGGAGAGCGCCTACAGGCCTTTTTAAGAACCCTAGGATGCGTACAGCTAATTCCCATGGGGAGTATGGGCTGTAAAACGGCGAGTATTTGCCAAGGGGATGCAGATCTGTACGTCAATCTCACAGGGCGCAGTGCCCCGAAGGACTGGGATTTAGCGGCACCGGATTTGATCATGCAGGAGGCGGGGGGAGCCTTTACCTATGCCAATGGTGAGTTGCCCCGCTACAATCGCGCCGATGTGCAGCATTGGCCGCCCTTAGTGGTGTGTCATCCAGCTTTGAGTCGCACGGTGGGCGATCGCCTGCAAGCCTTTTTACAGGAAAATCAAGGCTATTCTGGAAAATAG
- a CDS encoding carbon-nitrogen hydrolase family protein — MKSYLAAAVQMTSQPNLEANLAQAEELIELAVRRGAELVGLPENFSFLGDDREKVAQAATIAERTEAFLKRMAQRFQITLVGGGYPVPATAGKVYNTAVLIGPSGEELSRYQKVHLFDVDLPDGNIYHESGTVLAGRQLPSVYPSKDLGNIGLSVCYDVRFPELYRALSQAGATVLFVPAAFTAFTGKDHWQVLLQARAIENTCYVIAPAQTGIHYARRQTHGHAMIVDPWGTILADAGDRPGLAIAAIEPSRLEQVRQQMPCLQHRVFF; from the coding sequence ATGAAATCCTATCTCGCTGCCGCAGTACAAATGACGAGCCAACCGAATCTTGAGGCAAATCTGGCACAGGCAGAGGAATTGATTGAACTGGCAGTGAGACGGGGTGCAGAACTTGTAGGGTTGCCAGAAAATTTTTCCTTTCTTGGCGATGACCGGGAGAAGGTCGCCCAAGCGGCAACAATCGCTGAGCGGACTGAGGCTTTTTTGAAACGCATGGCGCAGCGATTTCAGATTACCTTAGTGGGGGGTGGCTACCCAGTACCAGCAACTGCAGGCAAAGTCTATAACACAGCAGTCCTCATTGGTCCTAGCGGAGAAGAATTGAGCCGCTACCAAAAGGTGCATTTATTTGATGTCGATTTGCCCGATGGCAATATCTACCACGAATCGGGCACAGTGCTAGCGGGACGGCAGTTACCCTCTGTCTATCCCAGTAAGGATTTGGGGAATATCGGCTTGTCGGTGTGCTACGATGTTCGCTTTCCAGAACTCTACCGCGCGCTCTCCCAAGCAGGGGCAACGGTGCTTTTTGTGCCGGCGGCCTTTACCGCCTTCACGGGTAAGGATCACTGGCAAGTTCTCCTGCAAGCACGGGCCATTGAAAATACCTGCTACGTGATTGCACCGGCTCAGACGGGAATTCACTATGCGCGGCGGCAAACCCATGGCCATGCCATGATTGTGGACCCTTGGGGAACCATTTTGGCGGATGCCGGCGATCGCCCCGGCCTCGCCATTGCAGCCATTGAACCTAGCCGCCTTGAGCAAGTGCGTCAACAAATGCCCTGCTTGCAACACCGTGTCTTTTTCTGA
- the queA gene encoding tRNA preQ1(34) S-adenosylmethionine ribosyltransferase-isomerase QueA, with translation MPSSDDFSLDAYDYHLPPERIAQQPVSPRDHSRLMVVARDTATDHYFYELPQLLQPGDLLVLNDTRVIPARLIGQKIGGSGRTVEVFLLEELSDRQWLALVKPGRKLRPGAVIQIGTLQATVQAIDEETRGRVIEFDLPAGDRLWSYLDHLGEVPLPPYIDNPIEDTEQYQTVYARRPGAVAAPTAGLHFTPELLSKLAYHGIDHCFLTLHVGIGTFRPVEASDIRHHHLHEEWIEVPAATVERIQAAKAAGGRIIAVGTTVIRSLETAAQSGTLQPFCGKSDLYIYPGYQPKIVEGFITNFHLPRSSLMMLVSAFIGRKRLLQLYQQAIDRQYRFYSFGDAMLILPSACHNTV, from the coding sequence ATGCCGAGTTCTGACGATTTTTCCCTCGACGCCTACGACTATCACCTGCCTCCGGAACGGATTGCCCAACAGCCCGTTTCTCCCCGCGATCATTCCCGCCTGATGGTGGTGGCACGGGACACTGCTACCGATCACTACTTCTATGAGCTACCGCAACTGCTGCAACCGGGGGATTTGCTAGTACTCAATGATACACGGGTGATTCCGGCACGGCTGATCGGTCAAAAAATCGGCGGCTCTGGCCGCACCGTGGAGGTGTTTCTCCTCGAAGAATTGAGCGATCGCCAGTGGTTGGCCTTGGTCAAGCCCGGTCGAAAATTGCGCCCTGGGGCGGTGATTCAAATCGGCACACTGCAAGCAACGGTACAGGCCATTGATGAGGAGACCCGAGGCCGGGTGATTGAATTCGACTTACCCGCGGGCGATCGCCTGTGGTCCTATCTTGATCACCTAGGGGAAGTGCCCTTACCTCCCTACATTGACAACCCCATTGAAGATACTGAACAATACCAAACCGTCTATGCTCGCCGTCCCGGTGCTGTGGCTGCGCCAACCGCTGGCTTGCACTTTACCCCCGAACTCTTGAGTAAGTTGGCCTATCACGGCATTGATCATTGTTTTTTGACGCTCCACGTGGGCATTGGCACCTTTCGTCCTGTGGAGGCCAGCGATATTCGCCATCACCATCTCCACGAAGAATGGATTGAGGTACCGGCTGCTACCGTCGAGCGGATTCAGGCCGCCAAAGCTGCCGGAGGACGGATTATTGCCGTCGGCACCACCGTTATTCGCTCCCTAGAAACGGCAGCCCAATCCGGCACCCTTCAGCCCTTTTGTGGCAAGAGTGATCTCTATATCTATCCGGGGTATCAGCCCAAGATAGTCGAGGGCTTCATTACCAACTTTCATCTGCCCCGCTCTAGCTTGATGATGCTCGTCAGTGCTTTTATTGGTCGCAAACGGTTGCTTCAGTTGTACCAACAGGCCATCGATCGCCAGTACCGCTTCTATTCCTTTGGCGATGCCATGCTCATTTTGCCCAGCGCTTGCCACAATACCGTTTGA